The following proteins are co-located in the bacterium genome:
- a CDS encoding CHAT domain-containing protein — MTDTPWTVIEIDKDGLVELDGKKTGHIDVDAFLKEPKNKAFIEAFEIAGHVRPPFNLEELSEGQPVPSSFERERLIKEAADFCSEHHETFGQNLYALLAKAKCSFEDSKPGPLCLKLFGLAKDIPWEYLQKGNLPIAGTHGIVRIVPGEPEAKPPTGDRKLSVLFACAAPLMLKPEQTEEEAAASLDPLDVHGRIQYLEGQKLKLELRLVPFATRLSLLEGLDGNPAVFHFDGHGSERGLALEKENWCLDTLPNDEIQAYLTNGGIRIAVFEACLSAQAPSAQIGVVAPSCHISSCDAALKAGLLGVVAMRASISVSAADEFSKAFYGALARGCTPLEATKHARTSMKASHQAEHRGRGYEWGIPGVYCHEDSLGSLYSSGFKSCEPAVRYIRKPARLVNVPNREQNFVGRRKELVKIAALIQQGHKTLLLGQRGVGKTTAAVEAARRFSCIGRFKEVTWASARSKHEGEHAADLTGGLQIISDKPEESLFGWLARGIFGAKCTTGDPEKQKDALINFFERDRSPRLLLLDNLESLRESDLLARFISALPPHVSVLATATEAPGGIRWKRINIPSLPEQDMARLLAQESISGLTTGSPLFWRVVKAVAGNGMVLRTFVRYAESEPESLEDVVKHMENLEGDVPKLYEYIFGKFFGTLTEPQTRAFGTICMLEPVAPRKLVEGISGFSANQLTKVLGSLGREMWTNRGPQGAIAYMPFELTRREMLTRLDGQMKLRDELRDQTTSILLDALKGHAEMEEVARSSLFMLAINWMKERKIEPAYHIWESLYESSGEKVSDYRSALVAGNLTCCLNDLPASTEDRINNLNRRIDLLSSVLSFMDRDRYPEDWARTQSNLGAAHSDLPSATVEERAANLEEALKCFRAALKVYQRDRYPEHWAAVQNNLGETYLVLPSSSSQERAKNLRQAIRCCLAALEVRKKDHYPKEWAMTKNNLAGAYCALPTSGRQELAANMNEAVRCLRAALKVFQKQDYPEGWAMTQNNLGEAYRVLPASSPQGRAKNLRKAIKCYRAALEVYQKDRYPEEWAGAQNNLGIAYRNLPASTPEESGSNLREAIACYQAALEVYQKDRYPEYWAATQNNLGGAHSRLADGAVEEREANSAKAVVFYCAALEVYRPDSYPHYWCHTMHNLGLLSLRMKHIEAGMKCIAGAYTHRQFLPDQGTQLAGLFEKIGLMIDDFIADLDSKHGGQDWINELP; from the coding sequence CGCGGGTCACGTCCGGCCACCGTTCAACCTTGAGGAGCTGTCAGAAGGCCAACCGGTGCCATCCTCTTTTGAGCGAGAGAGACTGATCAAAGAGGCGGCTGATTTCTGCTCCGAACACCACGAGACGTTCGGTCAGAATCTCTACGCATTACTGGCGAAGGCGAAATGCTCGTTTGAGGACAGCAAGCCTGGGCCACTCTGTTTGAAGCTGTTTGGCCTGGCCAAGGACATTCCCTGGGAATACTTACAGAAGGGGAATCTGCCGATCGCTGGAACGCACGGCATTGTCCGAATAGTGCCGGGTGAGCCCGAGGCGAAACCACCAACCGGCGATAGAAAACTAAGCGTCTTGTTCGCCTGCGCTGCCCCGCTGATGCTGAAACCAGAGCAGACGGAAGAGGAAGCCGCTGCGTCGCTTGATCCGCTGGACGTTCATGGCAGAATTCAATACTTGGAGGGGCAGAAACTGAAACTGGAGCTGAGGCTGGTCCCATTCGCGACTCGGTTGAGTCTGCTTGAGGGGCTGGACGGGAATCCGGCGGTATTCCACTTCGATGGTCATGGTTCTGAACGCGGGCTTGCCCTGGAGAAGGAGAACTGGTGTCTGGATACTCTCCCCAATGACGAGATTCAGGCCTATTTGACCAACGGAGGGATCCGTATCGCCGTGTTCGAGGCTTGTCTTTCCGCCCAGGCGCCCTCCGCACAAATCGGCGTAGTCGCTCCTTCGTGTCACATCAGCTCATGCGATGCCGCGCTGAAGGCTGGCCTGCTGGGAGTAGTTGCCATGCGAGCGAGCATATCGGTCTCGGCTGCGGATGAGTTCAGCAAGGCGTTCTATGGGGCACTTGCGAGGGGATGCACACCTTTGGAGGCCACGAAACACGCGAGGACAAGCATGAAAGCGTCGCATCAGGCTGAACACCGGGGTCGCGGTTATGAATGGGGCATACCCGGCGTCTATTGCCATGAGGACAGCCTGGGCAGTCTGTACTCCAGTGGATTCAAGAGCTGCGAGCCCGCAGTCAGATACATCAGGAAACCCGCAAGACTGGTCAACGTCCCGAACAGGGAGCAGAATTTCGTGGGTAGAAGGAAGGAGCTCGTAAAAATTGCAGCGCTAATCCAACAAGGCCACAAGACCCTTCTTCTAGGGCAGCGCGGCGTCGGAAAGACAACTGCCGCCGTTGAGGCGGCCCGACGCTTTTCATGCATTGGTCGTTTCAAAGAAGTCACCTGGGCAAGCGCGAGGTCTAAGCACGAGGGCGAGCACGCCGCTGATCTGACTGGTGGACTTCAAATAATTAGTGATAAGCCCGAGGAGTCGCTTTTCGGCTGGCTGGCTCGCGGCATATTCGGCGCCAAATGCACAACGGGCGATCCAGAGAAGCAGAAGGATGCTCTGATCAATTTCTTCGAACGTGATAGAAGTCCTCGGCTCCTCCTCCTCGACAATCTCGAGTCGCTACGTGAAAGCGACCTACTGGCTCGGTTCATCAGCGCTCTCCCGCCCCATGTTTCTGTGCTCGCAACTGCGACGGAGGCTCCGGGCGGTATTAGGTGGAAGAGAATCAACATCCCCTCGCTTCCGGAACAGGATATGGCCCGGCTTCTGGCTCAAGAGAGCATTTCAGGCCTCACCACGGGATCACCTCTGTTCTGGAGGGTGGTCAAGGCTGTGGCGGGGAATGGCATGGTTCTTAGGACCTTTGTTAGATACGCGGAAAGCGAGCCGGAGAGCCTCGAAGACGTAGTCAAGCACATGGAGAATCTAGAGGGTGACGTTCCCAAGCTCTATGAGTATATCTTCGGCAAGTTCTTCGGCACGTTGACCGAACCACAGACGCGCGCGTTTGGGACGATTTGTATGTTGGAGCCTGTTGCGCCCCGTAAACTAGTGGAGGGGATCAGCGGGTTTAGCGCGAACCAGCTGACGAAGGTCTTGGGATCGCTCGGGCGCGAAATGTGGACTAACCGGGGCCCACAGGGCGCAATTGCATACATGCCCTTTGAGCTGACCAGACGGGAGATGCTGACACGGCTTGACGGCCAGATGAAGCTCCGCGATGAACTCAGAGACCAGACCACGAGTATTCTGCTGGACGCGCTGAAAGGCCACGCAGAGATGGAGGAGGTCGCCAGAAGTAGCCTCTTCATGCTCGCCATCAACTGGATGAAAGAGCGCAAGATCGAGCCTGCCTATCACATCTGGGAGAGCCTATACGAGAGCTCTGGCGAAAAGGTCTCCGACTACAGGAGCGCCCTCGTCGCGGGCAACCTGACGTGTTGCTTGAATGACCTCCCAGCCTCGACTGAGGACAGGATAAATAACCTTAACCGAAGAATTGACCTTCTCTCTAGCGTTCTAAGCTTCATGGATAGGGACCGCTATCCGGAGGATTGGGCGCGGACGCAGAGCAATCTCGGGGCCGCTCACTCAGACCTTCCGAGTGCTACGGTCGAAGAGCGAGCGGCGAACCTGGAAGAAGCCCTGAAATGCTTTCGCGCGGCGCTCAAGGTCTATCAGAGGGATCGCTATCCCGAGCATTGGGCGGCTGTGCAGAACAACTTGGGGGAAACCTATCTAGTTCTTCCGTCTTCGAGTTCGCAGGAGCGAGCCAAGAACCTTAGACAAGCGATTAGATGCTGCCTTGCAGCGCTTGAAGTCAGAAAAAAGGATCACTATCCAAAAGAATGGGCGATGACGAAGAATAATCTCGCTGGCGCCTATTGCGCATTACCCACTTCGGGTCGTCAGGAGCTGGCGGCAAACATGAATGAAGCGGTGAGGTGCCTTCGGGCAGCGCTTAAGGTCTTTCAGAAGCAAGACTATCCGGAAGGTTGGGCGATGACGCAGAACAACTTGGGGGAAGCCTATCGGGTACTTCCGGCTTCGAGTCCGCAGGGGCGAGCCAAGAACCTTAGAAAAGCGATTAAATGCTATCGCGCAGCGCTTGAGGTCTATCAGAAAGATCGCTATCCAGAAGAATGGGCCGGTGCCCAGAATAACCTCGGGATTGCCTATAGGAATCTTCCCGCTTCCACTCCGGAGGAGAGCGGATCGAATTTGAGGGAGGCGATCGCCTGCTATCAGGCCGCCCTTGAAGTCTATCAGAAGGACCGCTACCCCGAGTATTGGGCGGCCACCCAGAATAACCTGGGAGGGGCTCATTCGAGGCTCGCGGATGGGGCAGTTGAGGAGCGAGAGGCAAACTCAGCAAAGGCGGTGGTGTTCTATTGTGCGGCACTCGAGGTGTACCGGCCGGACAGTTACCCTCATTACTGGTGCCATACGATGCACAATCTTGGCTTACTGAGCCTCCGAATGAAGCACATTGAAGCGGGCATGAAGTGCATTGCAGGGGCATACACGCACCGGCAGTTTCTTCCCGACCAAGGGACCCAACTCGCCGGGCTTTTCGAGAAGATCGGCCTGATGATCGACGACTTCATCGCGGACCTCGACAGCAAGCACGGCGGCCAGGACTGGATCAATGAATTGCCATAG
- a CDS encoding DNA adenine methylase codes for MKWAGGKQQLLAQFERYLPTNFKRYFELFLGGGAVFFHLWDTGRLPKEVFLFDNSEELINAYRVVRDNLEELITLLAAHKERHNREHYYAIRDLDRQNVELSNVQRAARTIYLNKTCYNGLYRVNAKGQFNVPMGSYKNPKILHEDVLRAASSALQGTTIEARDFRSVVDLCRPGDFVYLDPPYHPLSSTASFRSYTAASFGDDDQRDLANMFRHLTEKGCLCMLSNSYTPFIRELYSDFRIETVNAIRAINCDGEGRAGVQEAVVLSY; via the coding sequence ATGAAGTGGGCTGGAGGGAAACAGCAGCTACTCGCGCAGTTTGAGCGGTATCTCCCGACCAACTTCAAGCGATATTTTGAACTGTTCCTCGGCGGAGGCGCAGTCTTCTTTCACCTCTGGGACACGGGACGCCTGCCCAAAGAGGTCTTTCTCTTCGACAACAGCGAGGAGCTGATAAATGCCTACAGGGTTGTCAGGGACAATCTGGAAGAGCTCATAACACTTCTGGCGGCGCACAAGGAGAGGCACAATCGGGAGCACTATTACGCCATCCGAGACCTCGACAGGCAAAACGTTGAATTGAGCAATGTGCAAAGGGCGGCACGCACCATCTACCTGAACAAGACCTGCTACAACGGCCTCTACAGGGTGAACGCAAAGGGCCAGTTCAACGTCCCGATGGGCAGTTACAAGAACCCCAAGATACTGCACGAGGACGTGCTTAGAGCTGCAAGTTCAGCCCTTCAGGGCACCACCATCGAGGCCAGAGATTTCCGGTCAGTCGTTGACCTTTGCCGCCCAGGGGACTTCGTGTATCTGGACCCGCCATATCATCCGCTGAGTTCGACCGCGAGCTTCAGGAGCTACACGGCGGCCAGCTTTGGCGATGATGACCAGCGCGACCTCGCCAACATGTTTAGGCATTTGACTGAAAAGGGCTGCCTCTGCATGTTGAGCAACTCCTATACGCCGTTCATCAGGGAACTTTACAGCGACTTCCGCATAGAGACCGTCAATGCAATCCGCGCCATAAACTGCGATGGGGAGGGCAGGGCAGGCGTGCAGGAAGCGGTCGTCCTGAGCTACTAA
- a CDS encoding serine/threonine-protein kinase, producing MESKTIVQNRYRLEKRLGHEAGGATGTVYLATDLQLEEKVAVKLLRPVFASDRDLIRELRNSFEGIAAIKHPSIARYRDFIVSGDHLAIVSDYFDGLTLEDVLTKRGPLPFELAKDYMLQLCTAMQLAHSHGVGHYDLTRRNVMIGKSGDLVLCDMGISRRLKDSLLHSPGGKKVTGLDRASLVEYLPAEQRVGKPAYQITCDIYAAGILLHEMRTGKFPDLSAYARKVAKTPEKQTLAERELVQTGESAPGIGNYIVRKALSFKPWQRWENFIIMSYALEGKIQTRSAPLEARGSFAAPLTNRLLKRRIVGFLLVGLLLLGAIWGIAKLIGLIPTDITRPREALTEYLSENVEQGKKVETVPKKPEPPKPNPGLHFANARKLIAERKLDAAEKEILTGLDQKGDAAVGGELLRLVQKHRTITSFLEQAKLRIKNGQFVEAGVFLDQVLQMAPENLEAPGLKSEVDKRQSIIALLKRAREAFDKKAFTTPEAESAYHFVQDVLEKDPGNKDALAIVTDLVKTYTSPADRFFDSGDFGKALFYYRKVLSIDKDNPHAIKRANLSRERYSAERARPKPTPEDEPVSASGSVATVETMRKP from the coding sequence ATGGAAAGCAAAACAATAGTTCAGAATAGGTATCGCCTGGAAAAGCGTCTCGGACACGAGGCCGGCGGCGCCACTGGGACGGTTTATCTAGCCACAGACCTCCAATTGGAAGAGAAAGTAGCGGTCAAGCTCTTGAGGCCAGTATTCGCGTCCGACCGTGACCTCATCCGAGAATTGCGCAACAGCTTCGAGGGAATCGCCGCCATAAAACATCCGTCAATCGCGAGATACAGGGACTTTATTGTCTCGGGCGACCACCTTGCCATTGTGAGCGACTACTTTGACGGCCTGACGCTCGAGGATGTTCTGACAAAGCGCGGCCCACTTCCCTTTGAACTTGCCAAAGATTACATGCTCCAGCTGTGCACCGCGATGCAGCTAGCGCATTCGCACGGCGTTGGCCATTACGATCTGACCCGGCGGAACGTCATGATTGGAAAAAGCGGTGATCTGGTGCTCTGTGATATGGGTATCTCGAGGCGCCTCAAAGATTCGTTATTGCATTCGCCTGGCGGGAAGAAAGTTACAGGGCTCGACAGGGCGAGCCTTGTCGAGTATTTGCCTGCTGAACAGCGAGTCGGCAAACCTGCCTACCAGATTACTTGCGACATCTACGCAGCAGGGATACTGCTCCATGAGATGCGGACTGGCAAGTTCCCTGACCTGTCAGCGTACGCCAGAAAGGTGGCTAAAACGCCCGAGAAGCAAACCCTGGCCGAGAGGGAACTAGTGCAAACTGGCGAGTCCGCACCCGGCATCGGGAACTACATTGTCAGGAAGGCGCTGAGCTTCAAGCCCTGGCAGCGCTGGGAGAATTTCATCATCATGTCCTACGCTTTGGAGGGAAAGATACAGACCAGGTCCGCCCCGCTGGAGGCTCGCGGCTCGTTTGCGGCGCCCCTTACGAACAGACTTCTGAAGAGACGGATAGTTGGCTTTCTTCTCGTTGGACTCCTGCTGTTGGGTGCCATCTGGGGAATAGCTAAACTCATCGGCTTGATCCCCACAGATATTACCAGGCCTCGTGAGGCGCTGACCGAGTATCTCTCGGAAAATGTCGAACAGGGCAAGAAGGTTGAGACAGTGCCCAAGAAGCCTGAACCTCCGAAACCCAATCCAGGTCTGCATTTCGCCAACGCGAGAAAGCTGATCGCCGAGCGCAAGCTGGACGCAGCAGAGAAAGAGATTCTGACTGGGCTTGACCAAAAAGGTGACGCAGCCGTTGGCGGCGAGCTCCTGCGGCTTGTTCAGAAGCACAGAACCATCACTTCATTTCTAGAGCAGGCAAAGCTCCGCATTAAGAACGGCCAATTCGTTGAGGCGGGCGTTTTTTTGGACCAGGTTCTCCAGATGGCCCCAGAGAACCTCGAGGCGCCTGGCCTGAAGTCCGAAGTTGACAAGCGACAGAGCATCATTGCTTTACTTAAGAGGGCGAGGGAAGCGTTTGACAAGAAGGCGTTTACCACACCGGAGGCCGAGAGCGCCTACCATTTTGTGCAGGATGTTCTCGAGAAAGACCCCGGAAACAAGGATGCACTCGCCATCGTAACAGACCTAGTCAAAACATACACAAGCCCGGCCGATCGTTTTTTTGACTCTGGCGACTTCGGCAAGGCGCTGTTCTACTACCGGAAGGTGCTCTCGATAGACAAGGATAACCCTCACGCCATAAAGCGCGCCAATCTCTCGAGGGAGCGATACAGTGCCGAGCGTGCCAGACCCAAGCCAACGCCGGAAGACGAGCCTGTGTCAGCTTCAGGAAGTGTGGCCACAGTCGAGACAATGCGAAAGCCATGA
- a CDS encoding AAA family ATPase: MTKTSRSIEERNNVFIRSIRLRNLLSFGPDSEEIELQPLNVLIGPNASGKSNFIAAISLLKAAPRDLLGTLRQMGGLENLVWKGDKARDGIRVQASVSYPRGDSDLRYALRFEPLLTDPEWWDESVAEAEAANDRDHGHSFYWRSVDEAHIRIRTDDKSPLGSAAGRGEKVLSPSDFSGRQSILCQRRDPDAYPEITYLAEELKEIRIFSEWRLGPQSPARMPQRTDLPGDFLLEDASNLARMIDSFRFKKGLREDIHKHLGKFADHMNEVTTKMDFGTASVYIQEWDGRMIPATQLSDGTLRYLCLLVILCHPEPPPLICIEEPELDLHPDIIGEIADLLVEASKRTQLIVTTHSEILVSALSETPESILVCEQDAGGTKMRRLSLDKLKEWLKEYSLGDLWAMGEIGGSRW; this comes from the coding sequence ATGACCAAAACATCGAGAAGCATCGAGGAGCGTAACAACGTATTCATTCGGTCGATTCGCCTCCGGAACCTCCTCTCCTTTGGCCCCGACAGCGAGGAAATAGAGCTCCAGCCCCTGAACGTCCTCATCGGGCCTAACGCATCAGGCAAGTCCAATTTCATTGCGGCGATCTCCTTGCTGAAGGCCGCACCGCGTGATCTTCTGGGCACACTCCGGCAGATGGGCGGCCTTGAGAATCTGGTCTGGAAGGGCGACAAGGCTCGGGACGGAATTCGTGTGCAGGCAAGCGTAAGTTATCCGCGCGGCGACAGTGATTTACGTTACGCCCTGAGATTCGAGCCCCTTCTTACCGACCCCGAATGGTGGGATGAATCGGTGGCAGAAGCGGAGGCGGCCAACGACCGCGACCACGGGCACTCTTTCTATTGGAGAAGCGTTGATGAGGCACACATCAGGATCAGGACCGACGACAAGTCACCTTTGGGTTCCGCAGCTGGGAGAGGAGAGAAGGTTCTGAGTCCCAGCGATTTCAGCGGACGGCAATCAATCCTATGCCAACGCAGAGACCCCGACGCATATCCTGAGATCACGTATCTGGCCGAGGAGCTGAAGGAAATACGCATCTTCAGCGAGTGGAGGCTGGGTCCGCAGAGCCCGGCTAGAATGCCCCAGAGGACGGATTTGCCCGGAGACTTCCTTCTTGAGGACGCGAGCAATCTAGCCAGAATGATTGACAGTTTCAGATTCAAGAAGGGTCTGAGAGAGGATATCCACAAACATCTGGGTAAGTTCGCTGATCACATGAATGAAGTCACCACCAAGATGGACTTTGGCACAGCAAGCGTTTACATCCAAGAATGGGACGGGAGGATGATTCCAGCTACTCAGCTGTCCGACGGCACGCTTCGCTATCTTTGCCTCCTTGTTATCCTTTGCCACCCCGAGCCGCCGCCGTTAATCTGTATCGAAGAGCCCGAACTAGATCTCCATCCGGACATAATTGGCGAGATTGCGGACCTGCTCGTTGAGGCGTCCAAGCGCACGCAGCTGATCGTAACGACGCACTCGGAGATTCTTGTTTCCGCTCTCTCCGAAACGCCGGAGTCTATCCTCGTTTGCGAGCAGGATGCTGGTGGGACAAAAATGCGGCGTCTGTCGCTTGATAAGCTCAAGGAGTGGCTGAAGGAGTATTCGCTGGGCGATCTCTGGGCGATGGGTGAAATCGGTGGCAGTCGATGGTAA
- a CDS encoding DUF4276 family protein, whose product MVQTMEAWFVADKDALSRFYGQGFRKTALPRNPKVEEINKDELNSSLSKATKNTKAGEYHKTRHGPKILELLDAAEVRDAAPHCEQLFQVLEKQVGISTE is encoded by the coding sequence ATGGTGCAGACGATGGAGGCCTGGTTCGTCGCGGACAAGGACGCCCTAAGCCGTTTCTACGGGCAAGGCTTTCGCAAAACAGCGCTTCCCAGAAATCCCAAAGTAGAGGAAATCAACAAGGATGAGCTCAACAGCTCTTTGAGTAAGGCAACAAAGAACACGAAGGCAGGGGAATATCACAAGACACGTCACGGGCCCAAGATACTCGAACTGCTTGATGCGGCCGAAGTGCGCGACGCGGCGCCTCACTGTGAGCAGCTGTTCCAGGTTCTCGAAAAACAGGTTGGCATCTCAACCGAATGA
- a CDS encoding flavodoxin family protein codes for MKVVAFNGSPRKNGNTSLLVNYVFEELKKEGIETETVQVGGKMLRGCTACYQCYTNKDNRCVIEGDEVNQYIEMMMEADGIILASPVYFTDVTAEMKALIDRVGFVTRGNGSLLKRKVGAAVVAVRRGGQLHTFDTLNHFFLISQMIVPGSIYWNFGVGRNIGDVHQDEEGVKTMRTLGQNMAWLLKKIGA; via the coding sequence ATGAAGGTTGTGGCATTCAACGGAAGTCCGAGAAAGAATGGGAACACATCTCTTCTCGTCAACTACGTGTTTGAGGAGCTGAAAAAAGAGGGCATCGAAACTGAGACGGTGCAGGTCGGGGGCAAGATGCTGCGAGGCTGCACGGCTTGCTATCAGTGCTATACGAACAAGGACAATCGCTGCGTTATCGAGGGGGATGAGGTCAATCAATACATCGAGATGATGATGGAGGCAGACGGGATCATTCTCGCCTCGCCGGTCTATTTCACAGACGTTACGGCGGAGATGAAGGCGCTCATCGACCGAGTCGGATTCGTCACAAGGGGGAATGGCAGCTTACTCAAGCGCAAAGTTGGCGCTGCGGTCGTGGCGGTCCGAAGAGGCGGACAGTTGCACACGTTCGATACGCTTAACCACTTTTTCTTGATTAGTCAGATGATCGTGCCGGGTTCGATCTACTGGAACTTCGGCGTTGGCCGCAACATTGGTGACGTTCATCAAGACGAGGAGGGCGTGAAGACGATGAGGACGCTCGGTCAGAACATGGCCTGGCTGCTGAAGAAGATCGGCGCCTGA
- a CDS encoding ferritin family protein yields MGKTEENLKAAFAGESQARNKYTYFASVARKAGLHYVAKAFEESAENEKQHAKDEFKLLNGIGDTVANLNEAIDGEHYETTDMYPTFAKEAEEEGDMAAANLFRQIAKIEKHHRDRYKALLAMLESGTLYKRDEPVNWKCSVCGFVYNGTEPPPKCPCCKHSKEYYEPEDVSFF; encoded by the coding sequence ATGGGAAAGACAGAAGAGAACCTAAAGGCCGCATTTGCCGGCGAGTCGCAGGCGCGGAATAAGTACACCTACTTCGCGAGTGTTGCGAGAAAGGCGGGGCTACATTACGTCGCCAAGGCCTTTGAGGAATCAGCCGAGAATGAGAAGCAGCACGCCAAAGACGAGTTCAAACTTCTGAATGGCATCGGTGACACGGTGGCGAATCTGAACGAGGCGATTGATGGCGAGCATTACGAGACGACTGACATGTATCCAACCTTCGCAAAAGAGGCGGAGGAAGAGGGTGACATGGCGGCGGCCAATCTCTTCCGGCAGATAGCGAAGATCGAGAAGCACCACCGGGATAGATACAAAGCGCTCCTTGCTATGCTCGAGAGCGGGACACTCTACAAGCGGGATGAGCCGGTCAACTGGAAGTGCAGCGTCTGCGGCTTCGTATATAACGGCACAGAGCCTCCGCCGAAGTGCCCCTGCTGCAAGCATTCGAAGGAGTATTACGAGCCTGAGGACGTTTCGTTCTTTTAG
- a CDS encoding glutamate synthase-related protein, whose amino-acid sequence MAIYECSVCGHIFDEEKEGKKWGDLPDDWSCPICESPRPYFRLQGQGSPQEEPAASDEPQRSSVSPDDYLSEWRRHSDQLESHMSDIHEIARSGESIHEPMRSRKPVVSWDDILIKGAQLARIPLNDDDLVNAKTIIGPRAKKPLVIETPIYVTHMSFGALSKRVITALAKGSASVKTAMCSGEGGILPESIENAHKFIFEYVPNEYSFTEENLRRVDAIEIKIGQSAKPGMGGHLPAAKVTDEIAALRSRPRGADILSPSRFHDIRNRDDLRKKVNTLRDKSGGKPIGIKLAAGNIEADLDVALYAEPDFITLDGRAGATGSAPKFVKDSTSIPCIFALFRARKFLNEKGARDVSLLITGGLRISSDFAKAIALGADAVAIGTAALMACGCQQHRICGTGKCPVGITTHDPNLTQRLDIDESARRLSNFLRVSTDELKTFARLTGNDDVHKLSMLDICTTNSEISNHTDIEHV is encoded by the coding sequence ATGGCGATATATGAATGCAGCGTCTGCGGACACATCTTCGACGAGGAGAAGGAAGGTAAGAAGTGGGGTGATCTGCCAGACGATTGGTCTTGCCCGATCTGCGAATCCCCCAGGCCGTATTTCAGGCTACAGGGGCAAGGGTCTCCGCAGGAAGAGCCTGCGGCGTCGGACGAGCCGCAACGGTCTAGCGTGAGTCCTGATGACTACCTCTCTGAGTGGCGCAGGCACTCCGATCAGCTGGAGAGCCACATGTCGGATATCCACGAGATCGCGAGGAGCGGCGAGTCCATACACGAGCCGATGAGGTCCAGGAAGCCGGTTGTGTCGTGGGACGACATCCTCATAAAGGGCGCCCAGCTCGCAAGGATACCTCTGAACGATGATGACCTCGTCAACGCCAAGACGATAATCGGCCCCAGGGCGAAGAAACCACTCGTAATCGAGACGCCGATCTACGTCACCCACATGTCCTTTGGCGCGCTGTCCAAGCGGGTCATAACCGCGCTAGCCAAGGGGAGCGCCTCGGTCAAGACGGCGATGTGTTCTGGCGAGGGCGGCATCTTGCCTGAGTCGATAGAAAACGCCCACAAGTTCATCTTCGAATACGTGCCAAATGAGTACAGCTTCACGGAAGAGAACCTGAGAAGGGTGGACGCCATCGAGATCAAGATAGGCCAATCCGCCAAGCCCGGCATGGGTGGCCATCTGCCGGCCGCGAAGGTTACTGATGAAATCGCAGCGCTAAGGAGCCGTCCGCGAGGCGCGGATATCCTCAGCCCCTCGCGGTTCCATGACATAAGGAACAGGGATGACCTCAGGAAGAAGGTCAACACGCTGAGAGACAAATCGGGCGGAAAACCGATCGGCATCAAGCTCGCCGCCGGAAATATCGAGGCGGACCTCGACGTTGCGCTCTACGCGGAGCCGGACTTCATCACGCTCGATGGTCGGGCAGGCGCGACGGGTTCTGCCCCGAAGTTCGTGAAGGATTCGACGTCGATCCCCTGTATATTCGCGCTGTTCCGCGCGAGAAAATTCCTGAATGAGAAAGGCGCGAGGGACGTCTCGCTTCTGATAACGGGCGGCCTGCGTATCTCGTCGGACTTCGCTAAGGCCATTGCCTTAGGCGCTGACGCCGTAGCTATCGGAACGGCCGCGCTGATGGCGTGCGGATGTCAGCAGCACAGAATCTGCGGGACGGGCAAGTGTCCCGTTGGCATAACGACCCACGACCCAAACTTAACGCAGCGCCTCGACATCGACGAATCCGCCAGGCGCCTCTCAAACTTCCTCAGGGTGTCAACTGACGAGCTAAAGACTTTCGCCAGGCTCACCGGCAACGACGACGTACATAAGCTCTCGATGCTCGACATCTGCACGACGAATTCAGAGATATCAAACCACACCGACATCGAGCATGTGTGA